The region CTCAATGATCTCCGAAATCCGGAATGGCCGATTCGCGGCGAATCGGCGAGGGGGCTCCCGGCAAGCCTGATCAACTGTTATGTGGATCACGCGCTGATCGGCGAGGGCAGTCGCATTGTCGAAGCAGACATCAGGCGCTGTGTCATCGGACGCCATGTCAAAATCGAACCGGGCGCGCAAATCGAGGACTCCGTGATCTTGGACCATACGTCCATCGGCGCCAAGGCACGGTTGCGTCGCGTCGTGATCGACCGCGGCAATGCCATTCCGGCCGGCTCCGTATTGGGCCATGATGAGGCCGGCGCGGCCCTATCGCCCGCCGTCACCTCATCCGGGCTGACCGTGTTGCCGAAAGCAGTGCTGCAACAGGATGTATCCAAGCAGCGCCTCTCCTCCACATGATCGCGGACAAAGAGCCTGAGCCGCCATGCCTCGCATTCCCGTCTCCACCTATCGGCTTCAGTTCAACCATTCTTTTACGTTTCGCGATGCCGCTCGAATCATTCCGTACTTGCATGCCCTCGGCATTACCGATTGCTACGCGTCCTCATTACTCAAAGCCGTGCCCGGGAGTCTGCACGGGTACGATTTGATCGATCCCGGCCTGTTGAATCCGGAGTTGGGCAGCGAAGAGGATTTTGCCTCGTTCACCGCGGCTCTGAAAACCTATGACATGGGATTGTTAATCGACGTGGTCCCCAATCACATGGGAATTCTCAGCGCGGAGAATCGGTGGTGGTGGGATGTGTTGGAAAACGGCCCTGGCTCCCGCTATGCCCCGGCATTCGACGTGGATTGGGCGCCTCTGAAGCGAGAACTCAACGAGAAAGTCCTGCTGCCCATCCTGGGAGAACAATACGGCACTGCCCTCGAACAGCAAGAAATTCGACTGCTGTATGAGGGGGGCGGGTTCGTGATCTCCTATTTCCAGCATCGACTCCCGACTACACCTGCATCCTGGGCTCGCATCCTGTCCTTCCAGATCGACGATCTGGCCGATCGTGTGGGCGAAGCTCAGCCTGCGGTCCAGGAACTACGGAGCATTGTGACGGCGTTGCGTCACTTGCCGCCTTCCTGCGAGAGGTCCCCCGACGACATTGCGGAACGTGATCGTGAAAAACAGCTCGCGAGGCGGCGTTTGGCGGCGTTGGTGTCCGACAGCCTGGACGTGCGGGACTCTATCGCGGCTACCGTCGAACGGTACAACGGGACGAAGGGCGTCTCCGACAGTTTTGACCTGCTCGATGCCTTCTTGAACGTACAGCATTACCGGCTGGCTTCTTGGCGAGTGGCGTCGGAAGAAATCAATTATCGGCGATTTTTTGACATCAACGAACTGGCGGCGATTCGTACCGAAGACCCTGAGGTTTTTGCAGAGTCGCACCGATTGATCTTCCGGTTGATCAAGAAGGGGATTGCGACGGGCCTGCGCATCGATCATGTGGACGGACTGTACGACCCCGAACATTACCTCCGGCAATTGCAGGACTGGGCGGCGGCCGAGCTGCCGCGACAGAGCGGCGGTGATCGTCCGTCCCTCTTCATCGTCGTGGAAAAGATTCTAGGGTCGGGCGAACAGTTACCGCGCACCTGGCCCGTGGCGGGGACGACCGGGTATGACTTTTTGAATGTGCTGAACGGATTGTTCGTGCGCACCGACCATGCCAAAGCAATGGAGACCGTCTATCGGAATCTGACGGGCGCGAGGCTGCCGTACGATGAACTGGTGTACCAATCCAAAAAGCTCATCATGCGCGCGTCGATGTCCAGCGAACTCAATGTGCTCGGGCACGTCGTGAATCGCCTGTCGGAACGCGACCGGCATTATCGCGATTTCACCTTGAATAGTCTGACGCATGCGGTGCGCGAGATCATCGCCTGCTTTCCCGTGTATCGATCATATGTGACGGCTGAGCGGGATGATGTGCTCGAACGGGATCGCCGCTTCATTCATCAGGCCGTCGCCTGCGCTGTGCAACGCAATCCGGCGGTGAGCCGGCAGGTATTCGATTTCGTGCGGGATCTGCTGCTGGGCACCCTAGCGCTCTCCAAGCACCTCACGACAGAAGAACGGATGCGCTTTGTGACCCGGTTCCAACAGACCACCGGGCCGGTCATGGCCAAAGGGGTTGAAGACACGGCCTGCTATATCTATAACCGCCTGATGTCGTTGAACGAGGTGGGAGGGGAGCCCGGAAGATTCGGCCTCACGTCGGAGCAGTTTCACCAGAGCATACGTGATCGATACGCAGGCTGGCCCCATGCGTTGTCCGCCACCTCCACGCACGACACCAAACGCGGAGAGGATGTTCGCGCCAGGCTGAACATCCTGTCGGAAATGCCGGATCGTTGGAGGAAGGCCGTCGCTCGATGGATGAGAATGAACAAACGCCATCGGACCGAATTGGAGGAAGGCCCGGCTCCCGAACGGAATGTGGAATATCTCTTGTATCAGACTCTGATCGGGACCTGGCCTGTGGGGCCGTTGGATGCCGGCCGGTATGAGGAGTTCATCAAACGGATCGAGCGGTACATGATCAAGGCCGTTCGAGAGGCGAAGGTGCGCACCAGTTGGGTGAACAGTCACGCGGCCTATGAGGATGCGCTCAAACACTTCGTTCGAGCGCTCCTGGAGCGTCGATCCGGCAACCAATTTTTGGAGGCCTTCCGTCCGTTTCAAGACATGGTGGCCAGATATGGCATGTATAACAGCCTCTCGATGGTCGTGCTGAAGGTCGCTGCCCCGGGCATTCCTGACTGTTATCAAGGGACAGAGTTGTGGGAACTCACGCTTGTTGATCCCGACAACCGCGCTCCAGTCGACTACGCGACCCGCGAGGTCATGATGGCGGAGTGTGTACGAATGGAGGAGCAAACGGGCGACGATCGAATTGCCGCTGTGAGGGCACTGTGCGACTCTTGGCAGGATGGGCGCATCAAGATGTTTCTCTTGCGCGTGGCACTCCATCATCGGCGGAACCAGGCGGCACTCTACCTGCATGGTGATTATGTACCGTTGGCCGCGCAGGGGCGCGATCAGTCCCGGCTCTGCGCCTTCGCTCGACTGCATCAGGACCAAGCGGTCGTGGCCGTTGCTCCGCGTTTCTTGGCGAGCCGGGAAACAGAACAGGCTGTTGGCTCTGTACTAGAGGCTCCGTGGCAGGACACGTCCGTGACGGTTCCGTCATGGAAAGCCGGATCGGTGTACCACCACCTGTTCACTGGGGAACGATTTGAAACGACATGTGACGGGCCGCATCAGGTGTTGCAGGTCGGAGCAATCCTCAGGCATTGCCCCGTGGCGTTGCTCATCCGTTCTGAGAAATAGCCTCGCATTCTTTCCTGTGTACGTCCCAATTCACTCCTTCTTTTTTTATCGTTCGGATTCTCTGCGACCCCGCGGCACCCTCGCTCCCGCTGTGCCGAACATTCTAGGGCCATTCCTAGCTACCTTCGGCCGGTCCCGGCGCTATCAATAACAGAAGGGGTAATCACAGCCTCACGTGGCAATCGCGGAGACGTGCCCATTCGTCTCATTTCACAAGAAGGAGGATTCAGATGGCCATTCATACAGGTCGACGGTTGTTATCCGCATCGACGATCGAGGGCCTGCCGGTGCACAATCAGGCCGGCGAGGATCTGGGTGAAATTCATGCGCTCATGATCGATCTCGAAAACGGACGTATCGC is a window of Nitrospira sp. DNA encoding:
- the treY gene encoding malto-oligosyltrehalose synthase; this translates as MPRIPVSTYRLQFNHSFTFRDAARIIPYLHALGITDCYASSLLKAVPGSLHGYDLIDPGLLNPELGSEEDFASFTAALKTYDMGLLIDVVPNHMGILSAENRWWWDVLENGPGSRYAPAFDVDWAPLKRELNEKVLLPILGEQYGTALEQQEIRLLYEGGGFVISYFQHRLPTTPASWARILSFQIDDLADRVGEAQPAVQELRSIVTALRHLPPSCERSPDDIAERDREKQLARRRLAALVSDSLDVRDSIAATVERYNGTKGVSDSFDLLDAFLNVQHYRLASWRVASEEINYRRFFDINELAAIRTEDPEVFAESHRLIFRLIKKGIATGLRIDHVDGLYDPEHYLRQLQDWAAAELPRQSGGDRPSLFIVVEKILGSGEQLPRTWPVAGTTGYDFLNVLNGLFVRTDHAKAMETVYRNLTGARLPYDELVYQSKKLIMRASMSSELNVLGHVVNRLSERDRHYRDFTLNSLTHAVREIIACFPVYRSYVTAERDDVLERDRRFIHQAVACAVQRNPAVSRQVFDFVRDLLLGTLALSKHLTTEERMRFVTRFQQTTGPVMAKGVEDTACYIYNRLMSLNEVGGEPGRFGLTSEQFHQSIRDRYAGWPHALSATSTHDTKRGEDVRARLNILSEMPDRWRKAVARWMRMNKRHRTELEEGPAPERNVEYLLYQTLIGTWPVGPLDAGRYEEFIKRIERYMIKAVREAKVRTSWVNSHAAYEDALKHFVRALLERRSGNQFLEAFRPFQDMVARYGMYNSLSMVVLKVAAPGIPDCYQGTELWELTLVDPDNRAPVDYATREVMMAECVRMEEQTGDDRIAAVRALCDSWQDGRIKMFLLRVALHHRRNQAALYLHGDYVPLAAQGRDQSRLCAFARLHQDQAVVAVAPRFLASRETEQAVGSVLEAPWQDTSVTVPSWKAGSVYHHLFTGERFETTCDGPHQVLQVGAILRHCPVALLIRSEK